The sequence AGGAGCTCGACCGATCGCCGGGTCCGGGCAAATGGACGACCCGCCAGATCGTGCACCATCTGGCCGACAGCGAGATGACTGCGGCGGTGCGCTTCCGTCTGCTGGTGGCTGAGGATCGGCCGGCGATCAAGGGATACGACCAGGACGTGTTCGCGAACCGCCTCCACTACGAGCGGCCGCACGAGGCGTCACTGGAGTTGTTTCGCGCCGCGCGCGCGTCGACGGTGGAGCTGATGGGCTGCCTCGACGAGCGCGACTGGTTGCGTGAGGGCACGCACTCGGAGACGGGACGGTTCGGCCTCGACACGTGGCTGCGCATCTATGCGCGGCACGCGCACACGCACGCGGACCAGATTCGACAGGCGCGGGGGAAGAGCTAGTACAGCAGCCAGCGCGACCGCAGCTCGCGGAACGCATCTTCCTCGCGTGGCCAGTCGCGCATGATTGCCGCGGGCGTGTCCCCGGCCTCGACGCCATGGCGCAGCCGGTCCGACCCGTAGAGGATGTCGATCGGGGGGCGGGTCGCCTCGTATTCGTAGGGCGGGTCGCGCCAGATCGGCGTCGAGGCGGCTTCGATCCGGAATTCCGAGATCATTTCCACGCCGGTCCGGTAGGGACGAAACGTCCGGCGATCCGTGACATGCACCTGCGCGCCGCCGCACGACGTCTGCGCGTGCTTGTGAAACGTCGGCTCGAACGAGATCGGGCGGAAATGGACGCCGGGTAGATCCCGGGCGTTCATCGCCTCGGCGAAGCGCTCGCCGTCGATCCATGGCGCGCCGATCAGTTCGAATGGCCTCGTCGTGCCGCGCCCTTCGGAGACGAGCGTGCCCTCGAACAGGACCGCGCCCGGATACACGATCGCGGTGTCGAGCGTCGGGATGTTCGGAGAGGGCAGCACCCACGGCAACCCGGTCTCGTCGAAATACATGCTGCGGCGCCAGCCCTCCATGGGGACGACGTCGAGCCGGGCGTTCAACCCGAAGTGCTCGTTGAAGAAACGCGCCGCTTCCCCGATGGTGAGGCCGTGGCGCATCGGCAGCGGGAACTGGCCGACGAAGGAGGCGAAGGCCGGGTCGAGTCGCGCTCCTTCGACGGTTTCGCCGTCGATCGGGTTGGGACGGTCACAGACCACGACGTGGAGGCCGTGGGCGCGCGCCGCACGCAGGCAGTTGGCGAGCGTGTAGATATACGTGTAGATTCGCGTGCCGACGTCCTGCAGATCGACGACCAGCACGTCGACATCGGCGAGCATCGCCTTCGTCGGCTCGCGCGTCTCGCTGTACAGCGAGTACACCGGCAGGCGACGCCGCGCGTGGCGCGCGTGCGGCGTCTCGATCATGTTCTCCTGCAGATCGGAGTGAAACCCGTGCTGCGGTCCGAAGAGGGTGGTCAGCGTCCAGTCGCCGGCGTCGAACAGCCGCGCGGCGGCGTGGACCAGCCGGCTGTCGATCGAGGCGGGGTTGCTCACCAGGCCGAGGCGCTTGCCCTCGATCAGGCGGCGATCGGGACCGGCGAGGAGCCGCTCGAGGCCGGTTCGGACAGGCATCCTCGAATTATAGGCGGACGCGCGCGGCGCGCATCAGGTGGCGCGCGATGGCGGCGCCGCACAGCGCGTCCGGGAACGAGTTGCACCGAAAGCGGAACCCGTCATCGGCGCCGGCGCCGACGAAGATCAGATCCCGCCCCGCCCGGATCACCTGGCGCGTCGCGTGCCACGGCAGCGCCGGCGGCCGGCCGGCGCCAGCGAACGCGGCCCGTCCCGCCGTCAAGATCAACCGTCCCGTCGGCTGCGCCGGATCGTCCGGCATGGCGACCGGCGCGCTGAAATGACAGCGCTCGCCGGCGGCGACGCGGTGGGCCGTTTCGATGTGCGGCAGGACGTCGCGCGCCAGCTCCCGCTCGAGCGCAAGCACCTGGTGAAGCGCCTGGAGCATCTCGTCTTCCATCTCGAGGTCGTCGCCGGCTGCGCGGCGGGCGGTCAGCGCCGCGTCAAGACGTGAAGACGCACTCTCGTCGAGTCCGTCGACGGCGTGTTCCCATGCCCGCTGCCATTCATCGTGACCGTTGCCGCGCCGCCGGCGCAGAAAACCGAACCATCTCATGACCGTCGTGTCGTCTCTCCAGACTCAGCGGTGTCAGCCGAGTCCATTATCTGGTCGCCACCAACAGCGCGCGCCGGACGCGGACGATGGCGCCACCGTTGCATGCCGCCACCGATTCGGCTCCGATTCTGGAACCACTGAACCTTATCTTGGTAATCGCAGTTCTCAACAGCAAGGGCGGGGTTGGCAAGACGACGACCGCCGTCTGTCTCGCGGCGGCGCTGGCGGCTC is a genomic window of Vicinamibacterales bacterium containing:
- a CDS encoding DinB family protein; its protein translation is MAREGDMEKDERDLLIAQYQDGYRVVSEALLKIVPEELDRSPGPGKWTTRQIVHHLADSEMTAAVRFRLLVAEDRPAIKGYDQDVFANRLHYERPHEASLELFRAARASTVELMGCLDERDWLREGTHSETGRFGLDTWLRIYARHAHTHADQIRQARGKS
- a CDS encoding DUF1343 domain-containing protein — protein: MPVRTGLERLLAGPDRRLIEGKRLGLVSNPASIDSRLVHAAARLFDAGDWTLTTLFGPQHGFHSDLQENMIETPHARHARRRLPVYSLYSETREPTKAMLADVDVLVVDLQDVGTRIYTYIYTLANCLRAARAHGLHVVVCDRPNPIDGETVEGARLDPAFASFVGQFPLPMRHGLTIGEAARFFNEHFGLNARLDVVPMEGWRRSMYFDETGLPWVLPSPNIPTLDTAIVYPGAVLFEGTLVSEGRGTTRPFELIGAPWIDGERFAEAMNARDLPGVHFRPISFEPTFHKHAQTSCGGAQVHVTDRRTFRPYRTGVEMISEFRIEAASTPIWRDPPYEYEATRPPIDILYGSDRLRHGVEAGDTPAAIMRDWPREEDAFRELRSRWLLY